A window of Globicephala melas chromosome 2, mGloMel1.2, whole genome shotgun sequence genomic DNA:
GTCCAACCCTCGCAACTATCCTATGAAAAAAGAACTACTATTGTCCCCACCTTACAAGTGGGGTTGATGCCTGGTGAGGTGAGAACACGCTCAAGGGCACAGGGGGAGATAAGGGGCAAAGGCAGAGCCTCAGCACAAGGCTTTTGATTCTAAAACCCACCCAGAGGACCAGGGGTGGGACTTCTAGCAAGGTCTCACCCCCAGGGTCATCGACTTTAGAAGAAGCACCCCAGTTTGTAAAGAATGCCACATACTTTTCAGAAGAGGACGCGTCGCCCCTTCTTAATAGATAAGGAAATGAAGGCTTAGAGGGATGAAGGACTTGGTCACAAGATAGtaacagagctggagaaaaaaTGTCAAGTGTCCTGACCCCCAGCCCGGTCCCCTCCAGCTGCCCCAGGGCCTGCAGAACTCGGGGACTGACTGGCTGGCCAGTTCTGAGACCCTGGCACCCGGGTCAAATGAGCACTGTGCACTCTGCAGGCTCCCAGGTCCCTGAACCCGGTTCTCTGGAAACTGTTTGCCTGCCGCATTCAACCCCCCTTCCCAGTCTTTGGAGCCAGAAGGTGGGGAAAACCTCAGGCCCATTTTTCATataagaaaactaaggcccagagaagctAAATGCTCAGGATCACAGGGTAGAACTAGGTCCTAGACCTGGACCTCTGACTCGGGCCTGGTGCCCATTCCACTGGGTCAGCCAAGAGCAGCACACAGAGCTCCTTTCCTGTGTCAGCTTCTTATTGGGTCTCAGCTTCCCCATCCATGAAATGGGGGCATTAGCCCTTAAACAAGCCTGAGGTCTGAGTCTTCTGAGACAAAGCTATTAGTCTTCTGAGATAAAGCTATTCGGGGTGGAGCCCCCAAAAGTGACCAAAGGGCCTGGCTTTCTGGACAGCCAACATCACTTTAccaagggggaaactgaggctagagaGGGGGTCATGGAGACCCCGTGACTTAAGGACAGTGACAGAAAGGAGATCCAGGTATCCCTACTCTGGCTTCAAACGTCCAGAAGGGAACCCTTCCTGCCAAGTCCCGCTGCCCGCCCTACTGCCACACATTTTGCAGAGAAAAAGCTTTCTACAAAGGCGTTTATTTttcccaaaatacaccaccagttAACAAAGTCCCTCAGAGTCCcatatttaaattagaaatcCCCACATCTTTCATTCCTGGTGAAGGGAGGGATGTCAACAGGAGGACATCAGATCATCAGAAGTTTACTCCACTGGAGGCTGGGGACCGGCCAGAGACAAGCCAGGAAGTGGCTGCCCAGCCCCAGAATAGCACCATGGTGGGAGAGGGGGCTGTCCCTGCCCCCAAGCTCTAGCCAGCGAGGAGAGGCCCCAGGCTTCCCCTGTGCTGCGGCTCTCAGCTTCCCGGGGTCTGTCAGGCCTTGGCTGCCTGCCCCCCTGCTCATGCCTGGAAAGACACTTTGGAAACCATCAGATTCTCCAGTCGTGGTGAGAGGCTTTGCCCCTCTCTCCAGGTTTCTGCCCCCACCCTCTGTTCTGGGTAAGGATTAGGGATGGGATGGGAGTGAGGTATCCAGGGAAATGCGGTACAGAACAGGAGTACAGTAgcgagccaggcaggagcccCTCACAACCACTCTTTCCTCACGGGTTTCCCAGCTGAAGGGCAAGCTCCTTAGGGAGAGGCTTGTCTTCTCACGTGGGGTCCCCAGCACCTAACATAGCGCTGACACCCCACAGATGCTCAGTGAACATTACTTGAGTGGATAAACGAAAGGGAAGTCAGGAAAAGCAGAGGGACAGAAGCTGACCCCAAGGGGGCCCACACAGCCGCCCAGAGACCCAGTGTGACCAGCACGTGCTTCCCGTGGGGAGGGCGGGCAGAAGGTGGGGCTCACAGGGCACAGCCCAGGGCGCCACGGAAGAGACGGGGCCAGGGGAGGTCCTCACGTGTTCCAGCACGTGCACCTGcatgcctgggggaggggccctgTCTTCACTTAGCAGGACAGGGGAATGGCCAACTTTAGGGACAGAGCAGAAGGAGAAGCTTCTAGACTCGAGGAAATGCTAAGGCTGCAGTGGCCCTGTCAGAGGAGACAGAATTACGGGCAGGTGGGAGAAAAGGCTGAGAAGTGATAATCGGTGACTGTGTATCACATCTTTGAAGAAAAAAGGCAGCCAGCTGGTCCATGTAGCATATCCATTGGAGAAATAAGGCGGCAGGATGATTTATGTATCGTGTCACTGGAGAAATAAGGCAGCAGGATGACTTAGGAATCATGTCCGTCGGAGAAATAAGGCTGCGGGGTGGTCTATGTATCGTGTCCTTTGCAGAACGAGTAGACCCGCTAGAGTAGAAGCCATCCTTTAAGGGCAGAGAAGCCCCCTGCCCAGGGCTCACACTGAGGCCCCAGTGCAGCCGGAGGTGGGAGCCCCGGGGCAGGGCAGCAGCTCCCTGGTCCTCATGGTCAGGCTATTTCTGGTCCATCATCTGCATTTCAtgatgggaaggagaaaaagcGGGGAGAGCATTAAATGCAGGAGTTCTACTGTCGGGAGCGTGCCAGAACCCCAGGGATGTGGTCACATACTCAAGGGGAAGAGTATGTGTGACAGGGCCCAGCAGTCTGACTCGCAGCCCCCTGCATCGAGCACTGCCCTCGAggctcagacacacacacacacacacacacacacacacagcagctgGGCATCAGACAGACCACGAGGGTGCCTGGGGGAGACTGCCCAGTCCTGGCCAGCCTCTTTCTCAATCCCCAGGGGTTCACCCACCCTGCACACAACCCTGCCCTCTGTCTGGCACACTCTTCCCTTCCCAACTCTGCCCCCACACCCTCCCTGTCCTTTGATCCATCTTCTTCACCCCATAGATTCACACCCCTGGCCTCACTCCACTCCCTGACCTGCACGGAGAGTTTAGAAGACGGACCGGGGCCTGTGtgaccctgcccctccctctcccatccttTGGGCTCCATCTGTCCCTGGAAGAGTAGCTCTCCCTTCTGGGGACTGTCTCTGTGCTTGTCCAGCCTGGCCAGAGACCAGGGGGCCAGGCTGCCACACTGGGGAGCAGGGTCAGGCGGCCCCCTGCTCCACACAGCCAGGCTGACGTTTTGATCTCCATCTGCTCGATCCTTCTATGCCTCATTTGGTTCAGGACAACGGGGAGGCGGATAATTTATCTCCATCCCTCCAGACCCCAACACAGGCCTCCACTCCCGCCATGGAACGTTCTACAGCATTCTGAAGGGCTTGCTTTACAGAGCACTTCTGCATTTGGCACCTTGGCATCTCGTAAGGGAGGTGTGACAGGAACCCCCCTGGAAGGTTATGGGCAGAGACTTAAAGCGAGGTCTCCCCTAGGGGGCTCTGTCTTCTGCATGAGGCTGCCTTTCTGAAGACCCCTCACCCAGCTTTTATCATGAATTCTGCACAGGTTTCTGAGggccccactgccccccacctctggGAGTTTCCTGAGCACAGGGCCtatgtccttccttcctttcttcccaaaGAAAAGCTCAATGCAGGGATGAGCCTCCAGGGACTTGGTGAAAGTTTATTTCCTAACAGGGATGACAAGGCAATCTGAAAATTATTTAAGGCTCCATAACCTCTGGCCAAAAATTAAGGTCCCAAGACCTTTGATTTTCTAACTGGAAGCCACTCATTTAATGACAAGTCTGCATAAAGGAATAGTTTGTtcaaaatacacatgcacacagacacacacacacacacacagatacacatatatttatacacaaacacacatacgtAGATGTGGCTCTTGGTTACTTTTAATAAGGAAGAATCTCAAACTAACCTCCAACCAACCACTTGCTAATGTAACTGCTGATGTTACAGTAATCTAAATAATAATGATTGCTAACACTTACTAACCACTGACTATGGACCAGGAACGTGGCTGTCTAGCTGAAAACCACATTTCCTAGCCTCACTTGAGTTAGGAGTCATGTGACTAGGTTCTGACAAATGGATATAAACGGGAGTGACGGGAGCTATTTCTAGTCAAGCCCTAGAAGAAaatgtcccctccctctcctctttccccctTACTTCTGGAGGGGCTGTGGGAGCTGCAGCAGCTACTCCGGACCTGGGGCTGGAAGCTTTGAGTGGAAGAAGACAGAAACCAGGTAAGTGGAAGTTGGTTCCAGGGCACCAGGGGCCTTAAGACAACCTCGACTCCTGTCCTGGTTAAGCCTCTATCATATTTGCGTCCTGTGAGAGCAGCGGGGACCTTGGTTTCTCTGCCATTTCAACAGGGGGGAATCGAGGCTGCTCTTCTGGGGAGGGAGCCTCAGGGCAGCAGTGAAGGGTGATAATcacccccaacaacaacaaccctCCCCAGCCTCCTACACACAGGCTcacaaacacacagatacacaatCTCAAACACCACGTGTCTTTACCTTCTTTGCTTTCAGAGTGTTTCAGAGGCCGCAGGGCtgcaaaaaaaaggaaggagtacACAGTGAGGGGGGCACCGTGAAAAGTGGTGGGGTAGGGTGTTGGGCAGAGGCATAGGAgccaaggaagaaataaaggctaGAAGAACTgggagaaggcaggagggagagtCGAGAGGGTGAGGGCAACATCACAGCACCAGAAAAGGGGCCCTCCGCTGCTATCCCAAGTCCCAGCTCCACTCTGGCTTGTCACTCCTCCCCCGGGCCTCAGTTTTCTGCATCTCTATAATGGGAACAACTCCCCGGCCCTCCTAAGAGCTGGAGATGTGAGAGTACGCTGAGCCGGCTCTACAAATAGGGTGAAGTGAGGCACTGAAGAGGCTGCAAGTGTCCCCTGGTGGGCCTGGAATCGTGCAGAACTGGGACCCAGTGCTCTCTaagcctccctcttctccccactccctcccttctGCCAATTATACCTGCCTCCGAGCATGAAAAATGAGGCCTGATCCCAGGGCTGTCTCCACACTGGCCACACCCGGGGACACCAAAGGCAGAGAATTAATTGACATAATTTACAGCAGTCCCCAGGGGTCCATTTCCTGCCCTTCCTTCTGCGGGTGTTGGGGGGAAGCTGTGTCAACTGGCACCATCCCAAATGGCTCAGTGGGAACCTGCCTCCCCCAGCTAAGAAGCCCAGGGAAGAGAAGGCAGTGAGGCCTCCAGCCCCCGCTGGGCTCCAGGCTCGTGCCATGCCCTTTGCAAAGTCACTCGAGATAGCTTCAAAATGGCCCTCTGGGGCCATCAGGGCAGGAcgacattttacagatgagaaactgaagcccagaggaaCAAAGCACtttgaccaaagtcacacagcctctAAGCAGAGTGGGACTGTGTCAGGCGGATAATACCGTCCTAATAACAGGCCTGCAAAGTATGGAGCCCTTACAGGCACCAGGTATGACACTAGGCCCTTTAGATACATGATCTCATTGAATTTAACCCACAGAACCTATGAAGGGAGCAGTTAGGAggagactgagacccagagaggcaaagtgacttgctcaaggccactcAGCTTATATGAGCTGGAGCTGGAACTAAAACCCAGGCTGCCCTGTCTCCTGAGCCCTCACTCTACCCCTAGGAAGCCACCAGCCTCCACAGTGCAGGTCCCTCAGGGTTGAGTAGCCTGGTAGGCGGGtaaaggcagaggcaggagaCACGAAGCAGCACCGGGAGACCTGCCTGAGGTCTAACACTGAGCAAAGACAGACGCACCTAGGTTGGGAGGCCTCAGTGCCCGGGACACACTTCATTCAAACCTTCAAGTGAACGTGGTCCCTCCAGACGCTGGAGTCCTCTCCCCTGTTCAGTGCCAGCTCTTAGCTCAGACTTACCCGTCTTAGATCCTTCTCCATCCCCATCCTGGTCCTCAGCGCCTGGAAGAGTGAACCAAAACTTCCTCAGCCCCACTTTCATCATTGAACTTCTGCTCCCGGGAGCACGGGAGCAGGTAAATGGGGCTGAGCAGGCCTGGTCTGTGGTCCAAATGCTGGACACAGGGTCAGAGACCGGCACAGAGCAGAGTGCTGTGGCAGGACGAAAGGGACCCCAGCCTGGAGCCCGCCGCTCACCTGGCCAAGGACCACCTACTTGCCCCTCCACCATCCACCAGCCCCATCACCCACCGTCCACTCGCCCACCAACCCAGTCAACCACCACCTCCAACGTGCATACCCACCCGTCTAtggttcctcatccttccgcagCCTGCCCAGCCACCTGCCACACAGGCAGCCACCCACCTGTTCCAACTGACCAGTCTCCTCTCCGTTCATATATGCTCTCCTTCCTGACACCCAGTCATCTCCCACCCCTCACCATCTACCTTCATGTTCAGCCACATACCACCCACCAGGGTCAACTCACCCACTCACCAATGTCCACTCACTCACCCAACACTCACTAGAGTCAACTTACCTATCAAGGTCAAACCACCTACCTATCAAGGTCAAACCACCTACCTATCAATGTCGACTCACCACCTACCAATCACCAAAGTCAACTCCTACTGACCCCCCAGCCCAAGCAAACAGCAGCTGCTTCAGACTCTGCCCCACCTGGAGGCAGACACACCCTCTCACGGTGACACGCAAACCCACGAAGCATTCACGCTTGTGCTACGCGAGTTCCATGTGCTTTCACTCACAGACACTCCCATGTGACATAGGCTCTCACAGTCACGCTTGTTTGCACAGACACATCCATCCCCTTGTCACACATCCACCACTCACTCCCAGTCACACTCATATCCACACTCATCCTGCCATGTCTGCACACTCACAGGCAGGCTCACACCTGTTTACAACACATGTTCGGCCtcaagatcacacacacacacagtctagCTGCATTTGCACACCCACACTCATTCTGTCACTGGAAAGTGACACTCATGTTGATGTCACAGACACACTAACatacccagagacacacacacgcacaccccccTCTCTCACTCACCTGCATTCTCTTCCTCACAGCTCTGTTTGATCTTTCTCCAGCACACGAAGGCCAGGGCTACCAACAGTGCGACGAGACAGACAGAGAGCCCCACGGTCACCCACAGGGCCTCAGGGGGGAATGTCATGGGCTGCcctgggaggggagatggggagaatgGAGAGAGACTGTCATGCCTGGCCCCCAGTGGCCCTGAGGACAGCCCCTCTGCCTCCAAGGTGTGAACAGGGGCTCCTACCCTCACTGGGCCCCGACACCATGAAGAGAGCTTACTTAAGTTCCCGGGCCCCTTCCCTGCCCAACCATACACCCTCTAAACCCTGACGGCCGTGGCTGCCGTGGACATGCCTCAACCTGGGTGGGCTGAAGAGTCTGTGGTTGATGATGCTCAAgaaccttccatggctccctaCTGACATGAGAATAGTGCTTCAGTCTTCTTCTTTGTAATTCCACTGCTCCAGCCAAACTGGTATCCTAACCATTCTCTGCAGAGGCTCCTTCCAGCCCCCTCACCATGGCTGTCAGTTTCCTCTACCTAAAAACTGCTCCCTAACTCCCCATCTAGCTTACGATTCCTCCTCGGGAGGCCCTCCCTGATTACCCCAGTCCCACCTGGTGATACCCCCCCATGTTATAgatcaggagttggcaaactacagcccgtgggccaaatctggcctgtgGCCTGTTTTTGTACAACCCTTGAGTTAATGAATAGTTTTACATTTGTAAAGGGTTACCAACAAAAggagaggcagcagcagcagtagcaacaAAGACGGTAtgtggcccacaaaacctaaaatatacaTTATCCAGCCCTTGACAGAAGATGTTTGCAGATTCCCGTGTAAAGATGAGGGCGGACACTGAGGGTGCCAGAGTGAAGGCTCTGGGTTTACCCAAGAGGAAGAGACTTGCCAGGGGAATGTTTCTGTGAAACgctgagggcagagggaaggagtTGAGCCACCCTCGCCTGGGTCAGGGCCAGCAGCTGTTCTGAGCACACCATCCTCCAGCCCAGTCCCAGGACCCACGCGGGGTCCTGAGCAGAGGCCCTGGAGACGACAAATCTAACAAAAGCCAGGGGGAAGGCAGCTCCTGCAGAAGGTGCTGTCAGAGCAGACAGCAGCGCCATGAACCCTTGGGCAGTAGAGACCGTGGCACAGATGCAGGGATTTGCAGCCAATGTCACTTTCAACGGGCGTGGCTGGCAACGCTGCCGCTCTGGACATTGGCAGCAAAGGGACCCATCACCCTGGTGAGCAGGAGCAGGGGAGGAGGACAGGAGCTGATACGAGGGGCCTGGAGGGTCAGTCCCTGAAGCTCAtggaagagacctctgggaatcCCAGGGTGAGGCCCCTGCAGGAAAGCAGAGTCACGGAAGTACCCAGGAGGAGGGGCTCTTGCTATGGCCACCCTCAGGCTGGTGTTGGTGCCTGGAGCGCAGGTCAGACTTGCCCTCAGCCCACCAGTCAAGGACAGAGCGGGGCTCAGACCTGCATCTCCAGGTTCCACGTCCAGTGTTTGCTCCATAAAGCCCCCTCCACATACAGCACCCCCACGAGCGGGAGAGACCAGGCTGGAAGACTGAAAGTCTCAATCCCAGAGTGTTTAACAAGGctcaaagctgcctgaagcaaAATACAGGCCAAGGGCTCCAAAGTAGGCCAGTTTTGCTCTCACAAAAACAGGAGgctgggtggtggggaggagagaaaattAGGCTGAGAGGCTAAAAGTTGGATTCTGGTTCCGGTTCATCTGCTCACGGCAGGCTGCCGGAGCCAAGGTCCACAGACCCCCATGTTTGAGTTTAGAGGGGCCACAAACCCTCAAAACTTAAATGCAAGTGACTGCATATATTATCATGCATCCAATTTTCAGAGAGGTGTCTAATCACCGAAAGAGTCAGAGCCACTGTGCTAGcctgtggccttgggaaagttctctcttctctctggattccagtttcctcatctgtgaaatgaaagcACTTTAAATGTCAGCTACTGAGattttcaataaagatttttctcttaGGTGGGGTAAATGTCCCCAGTGTGCAGGAAAGGAGGATGGCAGCTGACATGAGAGGCCAGTCCACGAAGCACATTGAAGAAACCCCTGGGGATCCCAGGGTGGGGCTCCTGCAACAAAGCATGGAGCAGAGCCACAGAAGTACCCAGGAGGAGGGGCTCTTGCTATGTCCACCTCTAGGCTGTTGTTGGTGCCTGGAGCACAGGTCAGCCTTGCCCTCATCCCACCGGTCAAGGACAGAGTAGGGCTCAGACCTGCATCTTCAGGTACATGAGTACAACCACATTTATATTCACAAGCCCTTTCTACACGGTGTGGCGAATATCCAGTTCAGCTCAGTGTGCAAATTATCACAGAGTTCACCAATCCTTCAAGGTCCCCTCAACTCCCACCTGTCCCTAGAGACTTCTCCTGAAACTCCAGCCCATTCTGACCACCGCCCCCCTTCTCTGAAAGCTTCACCTTCTCTGTCAATCCTGCTCTATCTAATATTTCTGATTCTCTCCTGTGGATACATCAGACCATATACTGTTCTCTAAAAGGTCAAAGAGACCCCTCGGGACATCCAACAGCCCAGGGCAGTGACTCCTCCACGGAAAGCACAGACCTGAGGGTCTCCAGAAAGAGGGTGGGATCAatcttggggagggggtgggcagagggaacaCAGCCTTGCCAGAAGGAAAACCCtaaaagagaaggaggaatgaGCCTGAATTTCTAGAAGGCAAGTGTGATGGGCACTGACTCTGAGCTTGCAGAAGTAAAGGCCACGTAATGTCCATGTAAGTGGGGGCAACAGGAAGATAGAATAAGTCTGTGAGTCCAGAGGCTTATGCAGAAACTGGCCACCAGGGGGGTTAGGACTTGCATGGGCTGTGGGTCGGGTGGAAGtcatagaagagaaaataggAGAACCAGATGGACAGAACGTGCTGTCCTGACCCCAGAGAATGCAGGGAGACCCCTGGGAAAGCTTAGTTGGCCCATGAGGAGGGACAGAGGAGCCAGAATGAGGTCCAAACAAGGATTAAGACTGCCTCTCCTGGCCTGAGTGTGGGCCTGAGCCCGCTTCACCTGAGTGCCACTCAGGTGGGCACTAAAGGAAGGGAAGTGTGTCTGGGCTAGGACCCCAAAACCAGAGATGGTGGCAACTGCCACAGGGGCGGCGTTGATCTAGTGTTTGACCACATGGGGGCAGCAGAGAGAGCCGGCTGTTTCAAAGGCTGCCTGGGTCCCGCTCAACTCCATCAGGAGAGCTGACATTGATGGGGTGAGGGGTATGGCCACCTGGAGAGGCCCAGCCGTCTCTCAGGGCCTTGCAGTCAGATGGTGCCCAGCATCAGATGGTGATGTAGCAACACCTTCCCAGCACTTGGAGAGGTTCCCGTAGGAAAGCACTCCAGAGCCATGCCTCGTGGCTGCTGCAGAACTCCCGCCCATACCTCCAGATCCAGGCAGGTGCTCAGTTCCCTGCACAAGAAGCACAAGTACCACCTAAGACACTCTTAGAAGGGCAAACACTACAAATGATTCCTATCAGCTCGATAAAGCAAGTCCCTTAAGGACTTCTTGGAGTAGAGTCTGAAACACCTGAAatgtatgaaaatgttttaagtcTTCTGACCACCCAAGCCTACCTAAATTCCAGCTCAGGGTCCAGATAAAAGGCAACGGCCCCCTCTATCCCTCCCCAGCTGTTCGTCTGCCCCTACCTGTGATGGTGACAGAGCCATGAGCGTCCTGCTGCAGCACGGGGTTGCGCACCAGGCAGCTGTAGGTGCCATTAGCACCCAACACCACCCTCAGGACACTGCGCACGTCGAACAAGCCCTGCTCGTTAGCCATCTGAGACGTGGTTACATTGCCGGTCAAGGGCGCACCCTGCCCATCCTGCCAGAGCACTTCGGCCTCGGGGTAGCCCCGGTAGCTGGAGCACGTGATGGTCACCGTGTCCCCGGGCCGCAGGTCCTTGTTGGGCTCCAGGGTCATGCTGGGCTTTGAGTAGGGGGCTGGAAGAGAGCAGAGGGTAGAGGGCAGAGGTCAACGTAAGGCAAGGGCAGCGGGACACAGTGGAGGGGAAAGGTGCCTGGGGCTGTGAGGACACGGGTCAGCCCTGGGTCAGTGGGTAAAGGGGCTGCGGGAAGTATGAGGAGTGTGCCAAAGGGAGGGGACCCCCTCCCCTTCGCGGCTCTCACCTGCCACCTGCAGGCTGACCGCGGCGCTGCCGAAGTCCCGGATGCTCACGAAGCAGGTGAAGCTGCCCTCATCAGCCACGCGCACGCGCTGCAGCCTCAGGGACGCGTTGCCCTGAGCCAGCAGGTCTGGGAAGAGCGCAGTGCGATTGGCATAGGCGCTGCCCTGGTCGCGGCCCTCGGCGAAGCTGTGCACCAGCTGTTTGGTGTCTGTCAGCTGCCAGATGAGGTTGAGCTGTGCCAGGCTGAAGCCGGGCTCGGGCAAGAAGGAGCAGCGCAGGGTGGCGTCAGTGCCCACGAGGGCTACCACGGGGTCTTCGGGAACCTGGACTTCCACAGCACCTGAGGGCGAGGTTGGAGCGGCAGGCAGTGAGGAGGGGCGCCGACACTCTGGGCTACCACCCCCCAGCATCCTGCTCCTCCATCAACCCCCAGGTCCCTTTCCATCTTCCCATTTTCTCCCCAGACCTAAAAACAGATTAAGTCTCAGCACTTCAAGACGTGGAGTCTCCCTAATCTTCTGACAAGAATCACAGCAGTTTGGCCTTGGCCTGAAAAGGTCCATCCccggggggagtgggggagggggggacccGGCCTAGAGCAGCCTCCAGCCCTAGCAAAACTCCCCTTTCCACCAGGATCCATTTCCCTCTCCTATCCTTCCACTCTCTTCTGAGATCTGAATGCTTCTCCATTCTCTCCAGAGGTTTCCAGAGCCCTGGAATCAGGGGACCCAGAGAGCTGAGAGGACCTGTAATCATCACCCTCACCCACTCCCACCACGGTTAGATTGCCGCCTATGCACCCTGTTTATCTTTTCCGTTATTGTTATTAGGCATCTCACTGTTCCGAGAGACTGAAGGTATGGAGCTAGATTCAGATACCGTGACCCCTGCACACAggaccaccaccacccccagggggacatttaagaaaacaaaacaaaaacctgtgggGTTTCTATGCGGTGTAATGGTGACAGAGCCATGAGTGTCCTGCTGCAGCACGGGGTTGCGCACCAGGCAGCTGTAGGTGCCATTAGTGCCCAACACCACCCTCAGGACACTGCGCACGTCGAACAAGCCCTGCTCCTTAGCCGTCTGCGACGTGGTTACGTTGCCGGTCAAGGGCGCACCCTGCCCATCCTGCCAGAACACTTCGGCCTTGGGGTAGCCCCGGTAGCTGGAGCACGTGATGGTCACCGTGTCCCCGGGCCTCAGGTCCTTGTTGGGATCCAGGGTCATGCTGGGCTTTGAGTagggggctggaggggagcagAGGGTAGAGGGCAGAGGTCAACGTAAGGCAAGGGCAGCGGGACACAGTGGAGGGGAAAGGTGCCTGGGGCTGTGAGGTCACGGGTCAGCCCTGGGTCAGTGGGTAAAGGGGTTGCGGGAAGTATGAGGGGTGTGCCAAAGGGAGGGCACACACACCCCCTTCGCGGCTCTCACCTGCCACCTGCAGGCTGACCGCAGCGCTGCCGCTGCCAAAGTCCCGGATATTCAGAAAGCAGGTGAAGCTGCCCTCATCAGCCACGCGCACGCGCTGCAGCCTCAGGGACGCGTTGCCCTGAGCCAGCAGGTCTGGGAAGAGCGCAGTGCGATTGGCATAGGCGCTGCCCTGGTCGCGGCCCTCGGCGAAGCTGTGCACCAGCTGTTTGGTGTCTGTCAGCTGCCAGATGAGGTTGAGCTGCGCCACGCTGAAGCCGGGCTCAGGCAAGAAGGAGCAGCGCAGGGTGGCGTCAGTGCCCACGAGGGCCACCACGGGGTCTTCAGGGATCCGGACTTCCACTGCGGCGCCTGGGGATGCGGTTGGTGGGGTGGGACGGTGAGGAGGGGCCGGGACACTCCGGGCCTCCCTAGTCCCCCTCCCCTTCCGGGTTAACTTCAGGCCCTGtccactccctttttttttttaaggcctaAGAGTTTATTACCTTTGGTTCTAATTCAATCAGCAGGAATATAGTAAGCACCCACTATGCCAGGGGTAAGAGTTAGGAATGCCACGGAGAACAACACCAAGGTAACACCCCTACAGAGCTTACGTCTTAGCGGGAGAGAGGGACAAACTAGCACACAAATTCTTATTAGTATATGATTGGGGTatgaaggaagaaagcaagccAATGGATAGAAAGCAAGGAGGTAGCTTTTCAAAACTCTGGCAGGTATTTTACACCTGTCTGTGCTGGTTGCATTTCccaaatatatattatctttataAATTGTAAAAAGGGAGTCTTAAAAAAGTATGCACCAAAATGTTATTAGTGGTTTTCTCTGGATGAGAAAGAATCACAagtgctttttcatttttcttttcctaaatacACATGATTAGTTTTTatgcaagaaagaaagaataccCATGCATTTAAATATGGTGGTGAGCCACTTTCTCCATAAGGAGATATTAAGCTGAGATTGAAAGGGAATGAAAAAAGAGTATGACataaccagagaaaagcccggtGGGTCAGGTTCCCTTGCTCCTACCCCTGCCCTGCAGCCTCCCACCCAGTCACCTCTGCCTCCAGTCCAGCTCTTCTTTTAGAG
This region includes:
- the CD276 gene encoding CD276 antigen, producing MLCGPGSTGMRVATALGVLWFCLAGAAVEVRIPEDPVVALVGTDATLRCSFLPEPGFSVAQLNLIWQLTDTKQLVHSFAEGRDQGSAYANRTALFPDLLAQGNASLRLQRVRVADEGSFTCFLNIRDFGSGSAAVSLQVAAPYSKPSMTLDPNKDLRPGDTVTITCSSYRGYPKAEVFWQDGQGAPLTGNVTTSQTAKEQGLFDVRSVLRVVLGTNGTYSCLVRNPVLQQDTHGSVTITPHRNPTGAVEVQVPEDPVVALVGTDATLRCSFLPEPGFSLAQLNLIWQLTDTKQLVHSFAEGRDQGSAYANRTALFPDLLAQGNASLRLQRVRVADEGSFTCFVSIRDFGSAAVSLQVAAPYSKPSMTLEPNKDLRPGDTVTITCSSYRGYPEAEVLWQDGQGAPLTGNVTTSQMANEQGLFDVRSVLRVVLGANGTYSCLVRNPVLQQDAHGSVTITGQPMTFPPEALWVTVGLSVCLVALLVALAFVCWRKIKQSCEEENAGAEDQDGDGEGSKTALRPLKHSESKEDDGPEIA